A DNA window from Clostridia bacterium contains the following coding sequences:
- a CDS encoding ABC transporter permease, protein MDALISFLHAAVIAGTPLLFATLGEIITERSGNLNLGVEGMMLMGAVMGFMVGMSTENAALALLAAMIAGACGALIFAFLTITLRANQVVSGLTLTIFGSGFADFVGQDLIGQIAPEALRLFFKPFTVPLLGNIPIIGPVLFRQDAFVYLGYLTAILLGIYLYKTSWGMNLRAVGENPGAADAAGINVALYKYLHTLLGGALCGLGGAYLSLVYVPALQEGVTAGRGWIAVALVIFATWNPYKALFGAFLFGGLDIIGFRIQGMGINVSQYFIDMLPYLVTITVLVVVSMKKSKEKAGPKGLSIAYFREER, encoded by the coding sequence ATGGACGCGCTTATTTCCTTTCTCCATGCGGCTGTTATTGCAGGCACACCCCTTTTGTTTGCAACACTCGGCGAAATCATAACAGAGCGTTCGGGTAATCTGAACCTTGGGGTGGAAGGCATGATGCTGATGGGTGCTGTTATGGGATTTATGGTCGGGATGTCGACCGAAAATGCAGCATTGGCTTTATTAGCAGCGATGATTGCTGGCGCATGCGGTGCACTTATTTTTGCTTTTTTAACCATTACCTTAAGAGCAAATCAGGTAGTATCAGGTTTGACACTGACAATATTCGGCTCAGGTTTTGCAGATTTTGTCGGCCAGGACCTTATAGGACAGATAGCACCTGAAGCCTTGAGATTATTTTTCAAGCCATTTACCGTGCCATTGCTCGGAAATATTCCAATCATAGGTCCGGTACTGTTCAGACAGGACGCTTTTGTTTACCTGGGTTATTTAACAGCTATACTGTTGGGGATATATCTTTATAAAACCAGCTGGGGAATGAACCTGAGGGCTGTCGGTGAGAATCCGGGAGCAGCGGATGCTGCGGGCATAAACGTTGCTTTATATAAGTACTTGCATACTTTATTGGGTGGAGCGCTCTGCGGTCTGGGAGGAGCGTATCTGTCCCTGGTATATGTACCGGCCTTGCAGGAAGGCGTTACGGCAGGAAGAGGCTGGATAGCCGTTGCATTGGTTATTTTCGCCACATGGAATCCGTATAAAGCTTTATTTGGTGCTTTTCTGTTCGGTGGGTTGGACATCATTGGTTTTAGAATACAAGGCATGGGTATCAATGTGTCCCAGTATTTCATAGACATGCTGCCATACCTGGTAACAATTACTGTACTTGTGGTGGTTTCCATGAAGAAGTCAAAGGAAAAAGCGGGACCGAAGGGATTAAGCATTGCCTATTTCAGGGAAGAACGCTAA
- a CDS encoding ABC transporter permease, with product MTIRAIKKSEPSRIKAAAIRISAIILALIASSLFILLLSLNPIDVYIKMVQGAFGTAYRVKETIVKAIPLVITSLGIGIAFRMQFWNIGGEGQIAMGAFAATFIALEMGDMSRPIVLLLMILAGMLVGGLWALIPAFFKAQWGTNETIVTLMMNYIGIKWVTYLQYGPWRDPKSLGFPKIANFTENAILPELFGVHIGWVIALVLVVLIHIFINHTKKGYEIAVIGESINTARYAGINIKKTILIAIMLSGGLCGLVGMIQASAVNNTLSVEITGGVGYTAIITAWLAALSAPVILVVSVLFAALLEGGSYIQTVFGIPQAAAEILQGIILFFVLGSEFFVRYKFVLVKRHQVTVGKEVG from the coding sequence ATGACAATACGTGCAATTAAGAAAAGTGAACCTAGCAGAATAAAAGCTGCTGCCATTAGAATAAGCGCTATTATTCTGGCTCTTATTGCCTCTTCACTTTTTATCCTGCTTCTGAGTCTGAATCCTATAGATGTTTATATAAAAATGGTGCAGGGTGCTTTTGGAACAGCCTATAGAGTAAAAGAAACCATTGTAAAAGCGATTCCGCTGGTCATTACTTCCTTGGGCATCGGGATAGCATTCCGCATGCAGTTCTGGAATATAGGGGGAGAAGGGCAGATTGCAATGGGTGCATTTGCTGCAACCTTTATAGCCTTGGAAATGGGCGACATGTCCAGACCTATTGTGCTGCTTTTAATGATACTTGCCGGAATGTTGGTCGGCGGGCTCTGGGCACTTATACCGGCTTTTTTTAAGGCACAGTGGGGAACCAATGAAACTATTGTTACCTTAATGATGAATTATATTGGAATCAAGTGGGTTACATATTTACAATACGGACCCTGGAGGGATCCAAAGTCCCTTGGATTCCCCAAAATAGCCAATTTTACTGAAAATGCCATACTGCCGGAGTTGTTTGGCGTACATATTGGTTGGGTGATTGCGCTTGTATTGGTAGTTCTCATCCATATCTTTATCAACCACACAAAAAAGGGATATGAAATCGCTGTTATCGGTGAAAGTATTAATACAGCACGTTATGCAGGTATTAATATTAAAAAGACAATATTAATAGCGATAATGCTGAGCGGCGGCCTTTGTGGACTGGTTGGGATGATTCAGGCTTCTGCTGTAAATAATACACTGTCAGTGGAAATTACCGGCGGCGTCGGATATACAGCAATTATTACCGCTTGGCTGGCCGCCTTGAGTGCACCGGTTATTCTGGTGGTATCTGTTCTTTTTGCAGCGCTTCTGGAGGGTGGATCATATATACAGACCGTTTTCGGTATACCTCAGGCAGCGGCAGAAATTCTGCAAGGAATCATTTTATTCTTCGTATTGGGCAGTGAGTTTTTTGTACGATATAAGTTTGTATTGGTAAAAAGACATCAAGTCACTGTGGGAAAGGAGGTCGGTTGA
- a CDS encoding ABC transporter ATP-binding protein: MENNYISMKNINKSFGKVVANKDINLAVRKGEIHALLGENGAGKSTLMNMLSGVYTPDSGSIFVKGKDVKFAAPKDAIKAGIGMIYQHFKLIEVLTAKENIILGQKNSFFLNQKALSEKIREMSVRFRLDIDPDKKVYNMSVGEKQTLEILKVLYRGAEILILDEPTAVLTPQETEKLFKIMNRMKEEGCAVVFITHKMNEVMEVADRITVLRKGETVKTVDKVSTNPKLLTELMMGCPADLSIKRVETEKSKAAMEVRDLSAINAEGVKVLKEMNFDIYSGEILGIAGVAGSGQKELCEAIAGLYPVKQGKILFEGENLVGKSPLDIITKGVSLSFIPEDRLGMGLVASMDIVNNIVLKMYQRQKGIFINRKPAEQKSLEIIKRLDIQTPGIKHPVRMLSGGNIQKVLLGRELDSKPQVLITAYPVRGLDVNSCHTIYDLLNEEKQKGVAVLYIGEDLDVLLELCDRIMVLCAGEITGIVDARKITKEKIGLMMTGSVNLMKEEETSKDDNANDNTCN; encoded by the coding sequence ATGGAAAACAACTATATTTCAATGAAGAATATTAATAAGTCCTTCGGAAAAGTAGTTGCAAACAAAGATATTAACCTTGCCGTCCGGAAGGGTGAAATACATGCTCTGCTGGGTGAGAATGGTGCAGGGAAGAGTACATTAATGAACATGCTGTCTGGGGTCTATACCCCCGACAGCGGTTCTATTTTTGTAAAAGGCAAGGATGTAAAGTTTGCAGCGCCAAAGGATGCGATAAAAGCAGGGATAGGTATGATTTATCAGCATTTCAAGCTGATAGAGGTTCTAACCGCTAAAGAAAACATCATTCTTGGTCAGAAGAACAGTTTCTTCTTAAATCAGAAGGCACTTTCGGAAAAAATCAGAGAGATGTCGGTGCGGTTCAGACTGGATATCGATCCGGATAAAAAGGTCTATAACATGTCGGTGGGCGAAAAACAGACTCTGGAAATATTAAAGGTGCTCTATAGAGGTGCTGAGATATTGATATTGGATGAACCGACGGCAGTATTGACACCTCAGGAAACCGAAAAGCTTTTTAAAATCATGAACCGTATGAAGGAAGAAGGCTGTGCGGTAGTTTTTATCACACACAAAATGAACGAGGTTATGGAAGTTGCAGATCGCATCACTGTCCTGCGCAAGGGTGAGACCGTAAAGACCGTAGACAAGGTATCCACTAACCCCAAGCTTTTAACAGAGTTGATGATGGGATGTCCAGCAGATCTATCCATTAAGAGGGTTGAGACGGAAAAAAGTAAAGCAGCGATGGAAGTTAGAGATTTAAGTGCTATAAATGCGGAAGGTGTTAAAGTACTTAAAGAAATGAATTTCGATATATATTCAGGAGAAATACTGGGTATTGCCGGAGTTGCCGGCAGTGGACAGAAGGAGTTATGTGAAGCTATTGCAGGTTTATATCCGGTGAAGCAGGGAAAGATTCTTTTTGAAGGAGAAAACCTGGTTGGGAAGTCTCCTTTAGATATTATCACAAAGGGGGTCAGCCTGAGCTTTATTCCCGAAGACAGATTGGGGATGGGACTGGTAGCCTCAATGGATATAGTTAATAATATAGTGCTTAAGATGTATCAAAGACAGAAGGGTATCTTTATAAACAGAAAACCAGCAGAACAAAAGTCCCTGGAGATTATCAAACGGCTTGACATTCAAACTCCCGGAATTAAGCATCCGGTGCGCATGCTGTCAGGCGGCAATATTCAAAAAGTATTATTGGGAAGGGAGCTGGATTCAAAACCTCAGGTTTTGATAACCGCATACCCTGTAAGAGGCCTTGATGTGAATTCATGTCATACGATTTATGATCTTTTAAATGAGGAAAAACAAAAGGGTGTCGCGGTTTTGTATATCGGGGAAGACCTGGACGTTTTACTGGAGCTATGCGACAGGATCATGGTCTTATGTGCCGGAGAGATAACCGGCATAGTTGATGCAAGGAAAATAACAAAGGAAAAAATCGGCCTGATGATGACAGGTTCCGTAAATTTAATGAAAGAGGAGGAAACGAGCAAGGATGATAATGCCAATGACAATACGTGCAATTAA
- a CDS encoding BMP family ABC transporter substrate-binding protein, whose protein sequence is MKKTISLLLVLVMVFAIMLTGCAPKTEPAAAAPAAAPTEAPKAEPLKVGFVYIGSANDGGYTQAHDEGRLYLEQQLGDKIVTMFKEGVPESSEAEKVMNDLIDQGCTVIFANSFGHMDFVEKAAKAHPDIKFYHASGYKSGPNFTNYFGAMEQARYLAGIVAGLRTENNKLGYVAAFEIPEVVRGINAYTLGAQSVNKDITVKVNWTHTWYDPAKEKEAAKALLDAGCDVLAQHQDTTATQQAAEEKGVWAIGYDLDTRASAPKAYLTAPVWHWGKYYAAEVQRILDGNWKQENYYGDMKDGMIDLAPLTENAAEGSQAAVDKAKAAIIDGSLNVFAGPLKDQTGAVKIPEGSAMTFEQMMSVDWFVQGVEGKIK, encoded by the coding sequence ATGAAAAAAACCATTAGTTTACTCTTAGTACTTGTTATGGTGTTTGCGATCATGCTCACAGGTTGTGCACCAAAGACAGAACCGGCAGCAGCTGCACCAGCAGCAGCGCCCACAGAAGCACCAAAGGCTGAACCGCTTAAGGTCGGTTTTGTCTACATAGGCTCTGCCAATGATGGCGGCTATACTCAGGCACATGATGAAGGCAGACTATATCTTGAACAGCAGCTTGGAGATAAAATTGTAACGATGTTCAAGGAAGGAGTTCCTGAGTCCAGCGAAGCCGAAAAAGTAATGAATGACTTGATCGATCAGGGTTGTACCGTCATATTCGCAAACTCCTTCGGACATATGGACTTTGTAGAAAAAGCTGCAAAAGCACATCCAGACATTAAATTTTATCACGCTTCCGGCTACAAGAGCGGTCCGAATTTCACCAATTATTTCGGCGCTATGGAACAGGCCAGATACCTTGCCGGTATAGTTGCAGGCTTGAGGACCGAGAACAACAAGCTTGGTTATGTAGCAGCGTTTGAGATTCCCGAGGTTGTAAGAGGCATCAATGCATATACACTGGGAGCTCAGTCAGTTAATAAAGATATTACTGTAAAGGTGAATTGGACACATACTTGGTATGATCCGGCGAAAGAAAAAGAAGCAGCAAAGGCTTTATTGGATGCAGGCTGCGACGTATTGGCACAGCATCAGGATACAACAGCAACACAGCAAGCTGCTGAAGAAAAAGGTGTTTGGGCAATTGGATATGATTTGGACACAAGAGCATCAGCGCCAAAAGCATACCTGACAGCACCGGTATGGCATTGGGGTAAATACTATGCAGCAGAAGTACAGAGAATATTGGATGGCAACTGGAAGCAAGAAAACTATTACGGTGATATGAAAGATGGTATGATCGACCTTGCACCGCTTACAGAAAACGCAGCAGAAGGCTCACAGGCAGCTGTTGATAAAGCTAAGGCTGCTATAATTGACGGTTCACTTAATGTATTTGCAGGCCCATTAAAAGATCAAACTGGTGCTGTGAAGATACCAGAAGGTTCTGCTATGACTTTTGAACAGATGATGAGCGTTGATTGGTTTGTACAAGGTGTTGAAGGCAAGATAAAATAA
- the xdhC gene encoding xanthine dehydrogenase subunit XdhC, whose protein sequence is MNEMKKISMIVNDKAYSLEVDIKESLLEVLRNRLHFTGVKQGCSVGECGACTVLINGTAINSCIFLAVWADGKRITTIEGVSKDGELSKVQQAFIEEGAIQCGFCTPGLVLTTTAIVESGKKYSDEEIKREISGHLCRCTGYNKIFNAVKKVLNDK, encoded by the coding sequence TTGAATGAAATGAAAAAAATTAGCATGATAGTAAATGATAAGGCGTATTCACTTGAGGTTGATATAAAAGAATCCCTGCTTGAGGTACTGAGAAACAGACTTCATTTTACAGGAGTCAAGCAGGGTTGCTCCGTTGGTGAATGTGGTGCATGTACGGTGCTGATAAATGGAACTGCGATTAATTCATGTATCTTTCTGGCAGTATGGGCTGACGGAAAAAGGATAACAACCATTGAAGGGGTTTCCAAAGACGGTGAATTATCTAAAGTACAGCAGGCCTTTATAGAAGAAGGGGCTATACAATGCGGTTTCTGCACACCCGGACTTGTACTTACAACAACTGCTATTGTAGAAAGTGGCAAGAAATACTCTGACGAAGAGATAAAACGTGAGATTTCCGGACATTTGTGCCGCTGCACAGGATACAACAAGATTTTTAATGCAGTGAAGAAAGTGCTGAATGATAAGTAA
- the xdhB gene encoding xanthine dehydrogenase FAD-binding subunit XdhB, whose amino-acid sequence MFDIINIEKPETLEVALKMLSGNPNLKIIAGGTDVLVRMHNGTLSEVELLSLRDIAGMDEISILEDGTISIGAMATFAQLFRNDIINKYLPVLSEAAVSVGGPQVRNMGTIGGNICNGAVSADSATTMLAYDAALKLVSPAGTRIIQVREFYAGPGKVHLLPGEILTNILISEDNYRKTSGCYIKYSNRKAMDIAILGVSVVCKAEAGKFTDVRIALGVAAPTPIRCTEAETYARGKDITEETLKEIGKYAIKSSKARDSWRASKSYREHLIEILTIRALKEAVRRSGGADIE is encoded by the coding sequence ATGTTTGATATTATAAATATAGAGAAACCTGAAACTCTTGAGGTCGCTTTGAAAATGCTTTCTGGCAATCCGAATTTGAAAATTATTGCAGGAGGCACAGATGTGTTGGTCCGTATGCATAATGGCACACTCTCCGAAGTTGAGCTTTTAAGCTTAAGAGATATCGCTGGGATGGATGAAATCAGCATTTTAGAAGATGGTACAATTTCTATAGGTGCAATGGCTACCTTTGCTCAATTATTCCGGAATGACATCATAAATAAGTACTTACCGGTCCTGTCAGAGGCAGCAGTGTCCGTTGGTGGACCCCAGGTCAGAAACATGGGTACAATTGGGGGTAATATATGTAATGGTGCTGTATCGGCTGACAGTGCAACCACAATGCTTGCATATGATGCAGCTTTGAAATTGGTTAGCCCTGCAGGAACCAGAATAATTCAAGTCCGGGAATTTTATGCAGGACCTGGGAAAGTACATCTATTACCTGGAGAAATATTGACTAACATTTTAATTTCAGAAGATAACTACCGGAAAACCAGTGGCTGCTATATAAAATACAGCAACAGAAAAGCAATGGATATCGCAATACTTGGGGTCTCGGTAGTTTGCAAGGCAGAGGCCGGAAAATTCACAGATGTAAGAATTGCCTTAGGAGTCGCAGCTCCAACGCCAATAAGATGCACTGAAGCTGAGACTTATGCCAGAGGTAAGGATATTACTGAGGAAACCTTGAAAGAGATAGGTAAGTATGCCATAAAATCCTCAAAAGCCAGAGATTCCTGGCGTGCTTCAAAATCTTATAGAGAGCATTTGATTGAAATACTGACAATCAGGGCGCTTAAGGAAGCTGTTCGCAGAAGCGGAGGTGCTGATATTGAATGA
- the xdhA gene encoding xanthine dehydrogenase molybdenum-binding subunit XdhA, with the protein MSFDVVGKRVTRLDAVAKVTGKAKYADDFFERDMLVGKVLRSPYAHAIIKCIDVSKARALPGVEAVITHEDLPGIKYATAGHPWSLNPKHRDVDDRLILTDKARFVGDGIAAVVAVDALTAEKALKLIEVEYEILPFVLDPEKAILPGAPTIHEERPDNILGATSEEIGDTEADFKKADRIFEGVYETSIVQHCHLEIQSAYAYVDADGRIVIVSSTQIPQIVRRIVGQALGISWGKIRVIKPYIGGGFGNKQDVIIEPLTAAMSLAVNGKPVRYALTREECFIDTRTRHAMKFYIRTAVTKEGKLLSLCMKPVSNNGAYASHGHTIVLSAGGKFRLLYDFNSMKYEPKTVYTNLPAAGAMRGYGCPQIFYALESHVEDIARAMNMDPIEFRKQNLISLGKVDPHSEIVVRSFGLPECIEKGKQLIKWDEKLKKYQDQRGIKRRGLGMACFSYATGTSPHGFEIAGARIVMNQDGSIQLQVGATEIGQGSDTVLSQIAAEVLGLPFDMVHIVSQQDTDVTPFDLGSYASRQTFVSGAAVKKAAEEARQKVLELAAPKVGLSIDELDIRNARIIEKKLGREICTLEDIAMESYYDLVNAAPITSDVTANCRINAMAYGVTFTEVEVDIETGRIEVIEIYNVHDSGVIINPLLAEGQVHGGVSMSLGYALSEQMLFDQRTGAPLNNNFLDYKLQTIMDTPDIGAEFVQIPDPAGSVGQKSLGENTTISPAPAVRNAVLNATGIAINKIPMTPQAVFEKMKESGLL; encoded by the coding sequence ATGTCATTTGATGTAGTGGGGAAAAGAGTGACTAGGTTAGATGCAGTCGCCAAAGTAACAGGTAAAGCAAAGTATGCTGATGACTTCTTCGAACGGGATATGCTTGTAGGGAAGGTTTTGAGAAGTCCTTACGCCCATGCGATTATAAAGTGTATTGATGTGAGCAAAGCAAGAGCCTTGCCTGGTGTTGAGGCTGTAATTACCCATGAGGATTTACCTGGGATAAAGTATGCAACTGCGGGTCATCCATGGTCTTTAAATCCGAAGCATAGAGATGTGGATGATCGGTTGATTCTTACGGATAAGGCACGGTTTGTCGGTGATGGTATTGCAGCAGTAGTAGCTGTAGATGCACTAACTGCAGAGAAAGCTCTTAAGCTGATTGAGGTGGAGTATGAGATTCTTCCCTTTGTATTAGATCCGGAGAAGGCAATTTTGCCAGGTGCTCCTACAATTCATGAAGAAAGACCGGACAATATCCTGGGCGCAACAAGTGAGGAGATAGGAGACACTGAAGCGGATTTTAAGAAAGCTGACCGTATTTTTGAAGGCGTCTATGAAACCAGTATAGTTCAACACTGCCATCTGGAGATACAAAGCGCATATGCTTATGTGGATGCAGACGGACGTATAGTAATTGTAAGCTCAACACAGATTCCGCAAATAGTAAGAAGGATAGTTGGCCAAGCTCTTGGCATCTCTTGGGGGAAAATCAGAGTCATCAAGCCATATATCGGAGGAGGGTTCGGAAACAAGCAGGATGTAATAATAGAACCTCTTACTGCAGCCATGTCCCTGGCGGTCAATGGAAAGCCCGTGCGCTATGCCTTGACGAGAGAAGAGTGCTTCATAGATACAAGAACCCGCCATGCCATGAAGTTCTATATAAGGACAGCAGTAACAAAAGAAGGGAAGCTTCTCAGCCTATGTATGAAGCCTGTAAGCAATAACGGAGCCTATGCTTCTCATGGGCATACTATTGTGCTTAGCGCAGGTGGAAAGTTCAGGCTGCTTTATGATTTCAATTCCATGAAGTATGAGCCCAAAACAGTTTATACAAACCTACCTGCAGCAGGGGCCATGAGGGGATATGGTTGTCCTCAGATATTCTATGCATTGGAGAGCCATGTAGAAGATATAGCCAGGGCAATGAATATGGACCCGATAGAATTCAGGAAGCAAAACCTTATCAGTCTTGGAAAGGTGGACCCCCATTCTGAAATTGTAGTACGATCCTTCGGGCTTCCTGAATGCATTGAAAAGGGAAAACAACTGATTAAATGGGATGAGAAGTTGAAAAAATACCAGGATCAAAGAGGTATAAAGAGAAGAGGGCTGGGTATGGCTTGCTTCAGTTATGCGACAGGAACCAGTCCCCATGGGTTTGAGATAGCAGGAGCAAGGATTGTGATGAATCAGGATGGCTCAATACAGCTTCAGGTCGGTGCCACAGAGATAGGACAGGGAAGCGATACCGTTCTGTCGCAAATAGCTGCTGAAGTACTTGGCTTACCTTTCGATATGGTTCATATCGTGTCACAGCAGGATACCGATGTGACGCCCTTTGACTTAGGGTCTTATGCTTCAAGACAGACCTTTGTCTCAGGCGCGGCTGTTAAAAAGGCTGCAGAGGAAGCCAGACAGAAGGTTCTTGAGCTGGCGGCCCCAAAAGTCGGTTTAAGTATTGATGAATTGGATATAAGGAATGCAAGGATTATAGAAAAAAAGCTAGGCAGAGAGATTTGCACTCTGGAAGATATTGCAATGGAGTCCTATTATGACTTGGTAAACGCCGCACCAATAACAAGCGATGTTACTGCAAACTGCAGAATAAATGCCATGGCGTACGGAGTTACCTTTACAGAGGTTGAGGTGGATATTGAGACCGGAAGGATAGAGGTAATCGAGATATATAACGTACATGACTCAGGCGTGATAATCAATCCGCTGCTTGCAGAAGGGCAAGTGCATGGAGGCGTCAGCATGAGCCTCGGGTATGCCTTGTCGGAGCAAATGCTCTTTGACCAAAGGACAGGTGCTCCTTTAAACAACAATTTCCTGGACTACAAGCTTCAGACTATAATGGATACACCGGATATAGGGGCTGAATTTGTTCAGATACCTGATCCTGCAGGCTCCGTAGGACAAAAATCCCTGGGTGAGAATACAACGATTTCTCCTGCACCGGCAGTGAGAAACGCTGTTCTGAATGCAACAGGAATAGCAATTAACAAAATACCTATGACCCCTCAGGCGGTTTTTGAAAAAATGAAAGAAAGCGGATTGCTTTAG
- the ssnA gene encoding putative aminohydrolase SsnA: MILVGNGKVITRDNDKPIIENGCVAIDGNKIIEVGLTQGLKEKYSTARFIDAKGKLIMPGFINTHMHYYSTFARGMSNDSPPAEKFSDILKGLWWRLDKVLTLEDVYYSAVGPMIDQVKNGVTTVFDHHASPYAITGSLFKIAEAAEHIGVRSNLCYETSDRDGEKIAEEGIAENADFIKYCNSKKDDMLKGMFGLHASMTISEKTLDKCLDAVNSLNAGFHVHSAEGIEDLEDSKAKYGKGVIERWYDTGVLSDKTIAVHCIHISEKEMDMLKEKDTIVVHNPESNMGNAVGASPVLEMFNKGILLGLGTDGYTADMMESYKVGNIIHKHVKGDSKVAWGEIPEMLFVNNKKITERFIDGEVGILKEGALADVIIVDYNPPTPINAGNINGHLLFGINGRFVDTTIVNGKVVMEDRKLVNIDEEKMMARSRELASAVWKRF; this comes from the coding sequence ATGATTTTAGTAGGAAACGGCAAAGTCATTACTCGTGATAATGATAAACCTATAATTGAAAACGGATGTGTCGCGATTGATGGCAACAAAATAATAGAAGTGGGCTTGACCCAAGGCCTTAAAGAGAAATATAGTACAGCAAGGTTCATAGATGCAAAAGGAAAGCTTATAATGCCAGGATTTATTAACACACATATGCATTATTACAGTACTTTTGCCAGAGGTATGTCCAACGACAGCCCACCGGCAGAAAAGTTCTCTGACATCTTGAAGGGCTTATGGTGGAGACTGGACAAGGTATTGACCCTTGAGGATGTGTACTATAGTGCGGTTGGTCCAATGATTGACCAGGTGAAAAATGGTGTGACAACAGTTTTTGATCATCATGCAAGTCCTTATGCAATTACAGGCAGCTTGTTTAAAATCGCTGAGGCAGCGGAACATATTGGAGTTCGAAGCAATCTGTGCTATGAAACCTCAGACCGTGATGGTGAGAAAATCGCAGAAGAAGGTATTGCTGAAAATGCGGACTTCATAAAATATTGCAACAGCAAGAAGGATGATATGCTCAAAGGCATGTTTGGACTTCATGCGTCCATGACCATTTCAGAAAAGACTTTGGATAAGTGTTTAGATGCTGTCAATAGCTTGAATGCGGGCTTTCATGTGCACTCTGCGGAAGGCATTGAAGACTTGGAAGATTCAAAGGCAAAGTATGGCAAAGGTGTTATAGAAAGGTGGTACGATACAGGAGTCCTCTCTGATAAGACCATAGCAGTTCATTGCATTCACATTTCAGAGAAGGAAATGGATATGCTGAAAGAAAAGGACACAATCGTTGTCCATAACCCGGAGTCTAATATGGGAAATGCAGTAGGCGCTTCACCGGTGCTTGAAATGTTCAATAAAGGCATTCTTTTGGGCTTGGGCACTGATGGGTATACAGCAGACATGATGGAATCCTACAAGGTTGGGAATATCATTCATAAACACGTTAAAGGAGATTCAAAGGTTGCCTGGGGTGAAATTCCTGAAATGCTGTTTGTCAATAACAAGAAAATAACTGAGAGATTTATTGATGGAGAAGTGGGAATTTTGAAAGAAGGCGCCTTGGCTGATGTAATCATTGTTGATTACAATCCTCCGACGCCAATAAATGCAGGTAATATAAACGGTCATCTGCTGTTCGGCATCAATGGGCGTTTCGTTGATACAACAATTGTTAACGGCAAGGTTGTAATGGAAGACAGAAAATTGGTTAATATCGATGAAGAAAAAATGATGGCGAGAAGCCGTGAATTGGCCAGCGCTGTTTGGAAACGATTCTAA